Within Candidatus Bathyarchaeota archaeon, the genomic segment TACCAGTCTTTGCCCGAAACTGTGCCTGTTAAGAATGTAGCCATACAGTTGTTCGCCTTTGACAACGTAACTGGTTTGCTTGTCTGGCGAGTATACTTCAATGCCTTCCATTACACGTTCAAGTTCATCGGCAGCAGGTTCTTTTAAGCCAAGGTTGTCAAAGTGATGTTTACCTATGGCGTCTCCGCAGATTTTTTTGCCAATGTCTTTTTTGTTTTTAACGTCAACTAAGCAAGTTTTGAGTCCTGCTTTTGCAGCTGTCTTAGCTGCAAGGCATCCTCCTGTTCCAGCGCCAGCAACTATAACATCAAATTTTTCCAAGCAAGGTTCTCCTCTTCTTTTTTGTCGCTTTGATAACTGCGTACAAAATGCTGATAATATTTTTGCTTTTCGATGCTGTCACCATTGGAAGGGTGCTGTTTTGGTTTGCGCTTTAGAATTCCTTTAGTATCTCGTCAACTGTTTTTATTTCAGCGTTGTAAACATTTTTTAGGTACTTCAATCCTTCCCTGTGCGCTTCTTCTGTAAGCGCTTCAACTCCGTCTTCGGCTATGACTATCTTGTAGCCTCGGAAAAAGG encodes:
- a CDS encoding FAD-dependent oxidoreductase gives rise to the protein MEKFDVIVAGAGTGGCLAAKTAAKAGLKTCLVDVKNKKDIGKKICGDAIGKHHFDNLGLKEPAADELERVMEGIEVYSPDKQTSYVVKGEQLYGYILNRHSFGQRLV